In Deltaproteobacteria bacterium, one DNA window encodes the following:
- a CDS encoding tryptophan 2,3-dioxygenase produces MAGPTYWDYLKLDQLLALQGGVEGDESRLVTDELHFIVVHQVYELWFKLMLSELRLARDHLAKPSVPEEQVPHVVHHLGRVSAIARMAIDQFGVMETLTPQDFLAFRDKLVPASGFQSFQMRELEILLGLEDDQRERLAGTAVLDYIAALAESSPAGAFAWGRIQAARNETTVKAALREWLYRTPVQGSSPGDDGDDAVVERFLADYLAAMERYHDDKVDRFASVPGADPEAVRTRLRHSADQARAFLTAQDVPAPDRARARRIRAGVLFIESYRELPLLAWPRLLIDSIVDLEEQLVLFRSRHARMVERIIGRRVGTGGSAGVDYLDATARYRVFDELWAVRSILLPKQALPPLRRAERYGFAS; encoded by the coding sequence ATGGCGGGACCGACCTACTGGGACTACCTCAAGCTCGACCAGTTGCTCGCGCTGCAGGGGGGCGTGGAGGGCGACGAGTCGCGGCTCGTCACCGACGAGTTGCACTTCATCGTCGTCCATCAGGTGTACGAGCTGTGGTTCAAGCTCATGCTCAGCGAGTTGCGCCTCGCGCGCGACCACCTCGCGAAGCCGAGCGTCCCCGAGGAGCAGGTGCCGCACGTCGTCCACCACCTCGGCCGCGTCAGTGCGATCGCGCGGATGGCGATCGATCAGTTCGGCGTGATGGAGACGCTCACGCCGCAGGACTTCCTCGCGTTCCGCGACAAGTTGGTGCCGGCCAGCGGCTTTCAGTCGTTTCAGATGCGCGAGCTGGAAATCCTGCTCGGCCTCGAGGACGACCAACGCGAGCGGCTCGCGGGTACGGCCGTGCTCGACTACATCGCGGCGCTGGCGGAGTCGTCGCCGGCCGGCGCGTTCGCGTGGGGCCGCATTCAGGCGGCGCGAAACGAGACGACGGTCAAGGCCGCCCTGCGCGAGTGGCTGTACCGCACGCCCGTGCAGGGATCGTCGCCCGGCGACGACGGCGACGACGCGGTCGTCGAGCGATTCCTCGCCGACTACCTGGCCGCGATGGAGCGGTATCACGACGACAAGGTCGACCGGTTCGCGTCGGTGCCGGGGGCCGACCCGGAGGCGGTCCGGACCCGCCTGCGACACAGCGCCGATCAGGCGCGCGCGTTCTTGACGGCGCAGGACGTACCGGCGCCGGACCGCGCGCGCGCGCGGCGCATCCGCGCCGGCGTGCTGTTCATCGAGTCGTACCGCGAGTTGCCGTTGCTCGCCTGGCCGCGGCTGTTGATCGACTCGATCGTCGACCTCGAGGAGCAACTCGTGCTGTTCCGGTCGCGCCACGCCCGCATGGTCGAGCGGATCATCGGCCGGCGCGTGGGCACCGGCGGGTCGGCGGGCGTCGACTACCTCGACGCGACCGCGCGCTACCGCGTGTTCGACGAGCTGTGGGCGGTGCGGTCCATCCTGTTGCCGAAGCAGGCGCTGCCGCCGCTTCGCCGCGCCGAGCGCTACGGGTTCGCGTCGTGA
- a CDS encoding cyclic nucleotide-binding domain-containing protein, with the protein MPWHEYVGYVGSFLMLQTFWMKTMIPLRIAGITANAAMIAYAASAGLYPMLAMQVLMLPVNVWRLAQMRALVVRAAQAAGGSFQPSALLPFMRKERHADGDVLFRAGEPSDRMFLIESGGVRLDELGHRLGPGDVLGEIGVVSPDNRRTATAVCEGQTVVYSLTTDGVRQLFFQHPDFGFFLIRLVTERLLRNLDARAGAPGAV; encoded by the coding sequence ATGCCGTGGCACGAATACGTCGGCTACGTCGGCTCGTTCCTGATGCTGCAGACGTTTTGGATGAAGACGATGATCCCGCTGCGGATCGCGGGGATCACCGCCAACGCGGCGATGATCGCGTACGCGGCCAGCGCCGGTCTGTACCCGATGCTCGCGATGCAGGTGCTCATGCTGCCGGTCAACGTGTGGCGGCTCGCGCAGATGCGCGCGCTGGTCGTGCGCGCCGCGCAGGCCGCCGGCGGCTCCTTTCAGCCGAGCGCGCTGCTGCCGTTCATGCGCAAGGAGCGCCACGCCGACGGCGACGTGTTGTTTCGCGCCGGCGAGCCGTCGGACCGCATGTTCCTGATCGAGTCCGGCGGCGTCCGGCTCGACGAGCTGGGCCATCGGCTCGGCCCCGGCGACGTGCTCGGCGAGATCGGCGTCGTGTCGCCCGACAACCGGCGCACGGCGACGGCGGTGTGCGAGGGGCAGACGGTGGTCTATTCGCTCACGACCGACGGCGTCCGCCAGCTGTTCTTCCAACACCCCGACTTCGGCTTCTTCTTGATCCGGCTGGTGACCGAGCGGCTGCTGCGCAACCTCGACGCGCGCGCCGGCGCGCCCGGCGCGGTGTGA
- a CDS encoding enoyl-[acyl-carrier-protein] reductase, with protein sequence MLGIDLNGKRAFVAGVADDGGFGFAIAKALAEAGASICVGTWPPAYTIFTTLLERGKLDASRRLSDGRMLEFERIYALDAEYDTLDQIPADVRESKRYRDHDDPSIQGVADRARADFGTDQPFDIVVHSLANGPEVKKPLLETSRAGYLAAVGASAYSFVSMVQRFGPLVRPPGAFLALTYMASERAIPGYGGGMSSAKAALESDTRTLAYEAGRKWGHRINVISAGPYASRAASAIGFIQEMIDYTSRNAPLPEPITGADVGHTAAFLCSPLAGAITGATVYVDKGYHAMGMAVDREGPRPA encoded by the coding sequence ATGCTCGGTATCGATCTGAACGGCAAGCGCGCGTTCGTCGCCGGCGTCGCCGACGACGGCGGTTTCGGGTTCGCGATCGCCAAGGCGTTGGCCGAGGCGGGCGCGTCGATCTGCGTCGGGACGTGGCCGCCCGCGTACACGATCTTCACGACGCTGCTCGAGCGCGGCAAGCTCGATGCGTCGCGCAGGCTGTCGGACGGCCGCATGCTCGAGTTCGAGCGGATCTACGCGCTCGACGCCGAGTACGACACGCTCGATCAGATTCCGGCCGACGTGCGCGAGTCCAAGCGCTACCGCGATCACGACGACCCGAGCATTCAGGGGGTGGCCGACCGCGCGCGCGCCGACTTCGGCACCGACCAGCCGTTCGACATCGTCGTCCACTCGCTCGCCAACGGTCCGGAGGTCAAAAAGCCGCTGCTCGAGACCTCGCGCGCGGGCTACCTCGCGGCGGTCGGTGCGAGCGCGTACTCGTTCGTGTCGATGGTTCAGCGGTTCGGCCCGCTGGTGCGGCCGCCCGGCGCGTTCCTGGCGCTCACGTACATGGCGTCCGAGCGGGCGATTCCCGGTTACGGCGGCGGCATGTCGTCCGCCAAGGCGGCTCTCGAGTCCGACACGCGCACGCTCGCATACGAGGCCGGCCGCAAGTGGGGGCATCGCATCAACGTGATCTCGGCGGGACCGTACGCGTCGCGGGCGGCGTCGGCGATCGGCTTCATCCAGGAGATGATCGACTATACGTCGCGCAACGCGCCGCTGCCCGAGCCGATCACCGGCGCCGATGTCGGTCACACGGCGGCGTTCTTGTGCAGCCCGCTGGCCGGCGCGATCACGGGCGCGACGGTCTACGTGGACAAGGGCTACCACGCGATGGGCATGGCGGTCGATCGCGAGGGCCCGCGGCCGGCGTAG